Within Candidatus Marinimicrobia bacterium CG08_land_8_20_14_0_20_45_22, the genomic segment GAAAGATGCTAAATCTGAATGATTTGAATTGATTTTTAACAATAGATTTTAAAATGGGCGATTAGCTCAGATGGTTAGAGTACTTGCTTGACATGCAAGGGGTCACTGGTTCGAGTCCAGTATCGCCCACGTTTTTCAAGAGATCATCAATAACGAGGATCGATTGAAACAAAAGAGAGAAAAAGGAACCCAATTTTGGAACAGAAAGAAAAGATCACACTTACTTTACCAGATGGATCTAGTATGGAAGCCGCCATTGGCGTTACCGCCGGTGATGTAGCCAGATCGCTCAGTGAAGGTCTTTTTCAAAACGCTATCGTCGCTAAATTCAATGGTAAATTGGTAGATCTTTCATATCCAATTCAGGAAAATTCATCGATTGAAATTCTGACTTACCAATCGCCAGGATCACAGGAAATACTGCTTCACAGCACATCTCACATCATGGCGCAGGCTGTTAAACAACTTTACCCTGATGCAAAAGTCACTATTGGGCCAGCGATCGAGAATCGGTTCTATTATGATTTTGACATTGAACCTCCGCTGACCGACGATGATTTGGCAAAGATCGAAGAGCGGATGAATGAAATCATCGCCGCTGACATTCCGATTGTTCGGAAGGAACTCAGCCGCAATGAGGTTATTGATTTGTTTTCTCGGATGGGCGAAACTTACAAGGTTGAGATTTGTGAATCTATTGATCCGTCTGAGACGTTATCGATTTATACGCAGGGTGATTTTACCGATCTTTGTCGCGGGCCGCATATTCCATCGACAGGGAAAATAAAGGCGTTTAAGTTGCTGAATGTTGCTGGTGCTTATTGGCGTGGTGACTCCAGAAATAAAATGCTGACCCGCGTTTATGGGACTGCTTTTGCTAATCAGAAAGAATTAAAAAAATATCTGAATTTTATAGAAGAAGCCAAACGTCGCGATCATCGTAAACTCGGTAAGAGTCTCGAACTATTCGAAATCAACGAACAGGTTGGTCCTGGCTTGGTGCTGTGGTATCCGAAAGGTGCTACTTTGCTCCAATCGATAGAGGAATACTGGATCAAGGAACATCTGAATAATGGATATCAGCTTGTCCGATCACCGCATATTGGAAGAGCGCAACTTTGGCAAACAAGCGGGCATTTGGGATTTTACCGTGATTCGATGTTTGATTCGATGAAGGTAGAAGGTGACGAGTATTATATCAAGCCGATGAACTGTCCGTTTCACATCATGATTTACAAGTCGAAGACGAGAAGTTATCGCGACTTGCCGATACGGTATGCTGAACTCGGGACGGTTTACAGGTATGAATTGTCCGGCGTTTTACATGGGCTGATGCGCGTTCGGGGATTCACTCAAGATGACGCGCATATTATTTGTACGCCGGAACAATTGGATGGCGAAATTGAAAAATTGGTGCAATTTTCCTTCGATTTTATTCGTTCGTTTGGATTTAGTGAATTCGATGTATATATTTCGACCCGTCCGAAAGAAAAATATGTTGGCTTAGTGGAAAAGTGGGAAGAAGCGACGGAAGCATTAAAGTCGGCATTATCGAAATTGAAAGTTGATTACCACATTGACGAAGGTGGCGGCGCATTCTATGGGCCGAAAATCGATATCAAAATCCGCGACGCTCTGGGTCGCTTTTGGCAATGCACAACGATCCAGTTCGACTTTAACTTGCCTGAACGGTTCGGCATGGAATATATTGCCAATGATGGATCCAAACGTCAACCTTATATGATTCATCGTGCGATTATGGGTTCGCTCGAGCGGTTCGTCGGCGTTTTGATCGAAAACACGATGGGCGATTTTCCGGTATGGATTTCGCCGGTACAGGCGACCGTTATTCCAATCACCAACAATCAGAACGGAAAAGCGGAAGAATTTTATAAATTTCTCAACTCCAAAGGAATTCGCGTCGAAATGAATAATAAAAACGACACGATGGGTGCAAAAATCCGGCAAGCCGAGATTGAAAAAATCCCCTATATGTTTATCATCGGAGAACGGGAGGCGGAAAAGGGAGCCGTTT encodes:
- a CDS encoding threonine--tRNA ligase; the encoded protein is MEAAIGVTAGDVARSLSEGLFQNAIVAKFNGKLVDLSYPIQENSSIEILTYQSPGSQEILLHSTSHIMAQAVKQLYPDAKVTIGPAIENRFYYDFDIEPPLTDDDLAKIEERMNEIIAADIPIVRKELSRNEVIDLFSRMGETYKVEICESIDPSETLSIYTQGDFTDLCRGPHIPSTGKIKAFKLLNVAGAYWRGDSRNKMLTRVYGTAFANQKELKKYLNFIEEAKRRDHRKLGKSLELFEINEQVGPGLVLWYPKGATLLQSIEEYWIKEHLNNGYQLVRSPHIGRAQLWQTSGHLGFYRDSMFDSMKVEGDEYYIKPMNCPFHIMIYKSKTRSYRDLPIRYAELGTVYRYELSGVLHGLMRVRGFTQDDAHIICTPEQLDGEIEKLVQFSFDFIRSFGFSEFDVYISTRPKEKYVGLVEKWEEATEALKSALSKLKVDYHIDEGGGAFYGPKIDIKIRDALGRFWQCTTIQFDFNLPERFGMEYIANDGSKRQPYMIHRAIMGSLERFVGVLIENTMGDFPVWISPVQATVIPITNNQNGKAEEFYKFLNSKGIRVEMNNKNDTMGAKIRQAEIEKIPYMFIIGEREAEKGAVSVRRRKSGDKGVMTWDKAYRLIEEEIRIK